One Diospyros lotus cultivar Yz01 chromosome 1, ASM1463336v1, whole genome shotgun sequence genomic window carries:
- the LOC127805049 gene encoding uncharacterized protein LOC127805049, giving the protein MANSPDADADDDFSEIYKEYTGPLGSNAANVQDKAKTNKRSHASSEDEEEPYDPNAVPTDFTSREAKVWEAKSKATERNWKKRKEEEMVCKICGESGHFTQGCPSTLGANRKSQDFFERVPAREKHVKALFTEKVIQKIEKDIGCKIKVEEKFIIVSGKDRLILKKGVDAVHKIKEEGEKKGSSSSRMSRSRSPERRSPVSSRFGRSDSQRSIPSPRNQSYIQPRFSRQDKFVEDRVREDLQKPGRGSPQAYGNDGARGRSSHSKSPARLPYVSNSYSSYDCHSQSMGAYRTDGWDSERRGSDMQSGRNFDHSSVPLTLEELELEYKREVMELGRIRDKEEDEENYKHREALREMRESYMKQLAVLRGTHAKQWEEFLQLDAQRRQQRAHQQISTPGFGGYKQTSYPEYDNSVGNPHYVGGAGIPVDSRGRYPNPMDNYTSSRPHDTYSDFQRQRHEDYAKAYNRY; this is encoded by the exons ATGGCAAATTCACCAGATGCAGATGCTGACGATGATTTCAGTGAAATTTACAAGGAATATACTGGCCCTTTGGGTTCTAATGCTGCAAATGTTCAAGACAAAGCAAAAACCAACAAAAGGTCCCATGCAAGTTCAGAAGATGAAGAGGAACCTTATGACCCTAATGCTGTCCCTACCGATTTTACAAGCAGAGAAGCTAAGGTCTGGGAGGCTAAATCTAAAGCTACAGAGAGGAActggaaaaagagaaaagaagaagaaatggttTGTAAAATATGTGGAGAGTCAGGTCATTTTACTCAG GGATGCCCATCAACTCTTGGAGCGAATCGTAAGTCTCAGGATTTCTTTGAAAGAGTTCCTGCCAGGGAGAAACATGTAAAAGCACTTTTCACGGAGAAAGTGATTCAAAAGATTGAAAAGGATATTGGCTGCAAAATCAAAGTAGAGGAGAAATTCATCATTGTCAGTGGTAAGGATAGGTTGATTCTGAAAAAAGGTGTGGATGCGGTGCacaaaattaaagaagaggGTGAAAAAAAAGGTTCCTCTAGTTCTCGCATGAGCAGGTCTAGGTCTCCTGAGCGGAGGAGCCCTGTTAGCTCAAGGTTTGGACGATCTGATTCCCAGAGGTCTATTCCCAGCCCACGCAATCAATCCTACATACAACCAAGGTTTTCCAGACAGGATAAGTTTGTGGAAGATCGTGTTCGTGAGGATCTACAGAAGCCAGGAAGGGGTTCCCCACAAG CTTATGGTAATGATGGAGCCAGAGGTCGTTCAAGCCATTCAAAATCTCCAGCACGCCTTCCTTATGTGAGCAACTCATATAGTTCATATGATTGTCATAGTCAAAGCATGGGGGCTTACAGAACTGATGGATGGGATTCTGAAAGGCGAGGATCTGACATGCAATCTGGCCGTAATTTTGATCATTCTTCTGTCCCGCTAACGTTAGAGGAATTAGAGTTGGAATATAAGAGGGAGGTTATGGAACTTGGAAGAATACgtgacaaagaagaagatgaagagaacTACAAGCATCGCGAG gctTTGAGAGAGATGAGGGAGAGTTACATGAAGCAATTGGCTGTCCTTAGGGGAACACATGCGAAGCAGTGGGAGGAGTTTCTTCAACTTGATGCCCAGAGGAGGCAGCAACGGGCTCACCAACAAATCTCCACACCAGGATTTGGTGGTTATAAGCAAACCAGTTATCCTGAGTATGATAACTCTGTGGGCAATCCTCACTATGTTGGTGGAGCTGGTATACCAGTGGATTCAAGGGGAAGGTACCCAAACCCTATGGATAACTATACTTCTTCAAGGCCTCATGACACTTACAGTGACTTCCAGCGCCAGAGGCATGAGGATTATGCAAAGGCATATAATCGATACTGA